CCGTATTTTCGGTAATACGTGTGTTGTGATTGCCTTGTTCAACCTGTGAAAACTTTCGCTCCAACAAACGAATATTACGGTAATAGTTCCGGTAAAACGTAAAGATCACAACCAAACCAAGCGTAAAAACGGCTAAAATACTGGCAAAGAAAACTCTGCGATTGCGATCAAGCGGTTGCAGGAAATCATTCGTCTGTGTATATGTAATCAGGTAGGCGTCGATTGATTCAATGTATCGTGAAAGAACATAGTAATCGTCCGAATTGGTGTGATAATCATATTTTAAAGTGACCTCCGGCTGTGGAGAAACCATATCAGTAACCGCTTTCAAAAGTTCATTATCAACTTCTTTTTCACTCCATAACTGATCAGCGTTAAACAGAAATAGTGCGTTTGAGCTGTCATTGTTTACAGCCTTTTTCAGCAGATTTTTCAAATAATCGGTATTCAGCTTTACACCAACGACGTACTGAGTCGGTTCATTTTGTCCGGATTTTTGGATGTAAGGATAGAGGGCAAAGTAATACAAGCTATTGCCGATGATTTGCCATCCTCGTTGATGAACCTCCTTAAATGGAAGCCTTGCCTCCGGCGTATTGTTCGTGGACAGAAACGTTTCTTCAGACTTCCAGTAGATGCCAATGGACTCGATGGAGCGACTGGATAGAAGCGTTTGCCGCAAGCGATCAACGATATCGTTTTTCTTCATTTGGGAATCGTAATTGCTCAGCTCGATAACATGCCTCTGATAAAACCGGACATCACTGTCAGCTGCATACTGAACCCCATACATATTTGCCTCGTACATAACTCCGTCAAGAATGCCTTTCACATAATCAAGCTGGTTTTTGGAAGCGCCTATCAGATTTTCTTCCAGTGTCTTGGAACTCAATCGATTCATTACGAAAAACAAACTCAACGTTAGCAACAGAAAAAAAACAAAGAAATAGATGAATCGTTTCATATACATTTTTCTGATCATATGTGGTTCCTTTCATA
The window above is part of the Paenibacillus sp. 1781tsa1 genome. Proteins encoded here:
- a CDS encoding sensor histidine kinase; translated protein: MIRKMYMKRFIYFFVFFLLLTLSLFFVMNRLSSKTLEENLIGASKNQLDYVKGILDGVMYEANMYGVQYAADSDVRFYQRHVIELSNYDSQMKKNDIVDRLRQTLLSSRSIESIGIYWKSEETFLSTNNTPEARLPFKEVHQRGWQIIGNSLYYFALYPYIQKSGQNEPTQYVVGVKLNTDYLKNLLKKAVNNDSSNALFLFNADQLWSEKEVDNELLKAVTDMVSPQPEVTLKYDYHTNSDDYYVLSRYIESIDAYLITYTQTNDFLQPLDRNRRVFFASILAVFTLGLVVIFTFYRNYYRNIRLLERKFSQVEQGNHNTRITENTDREFYSLFRSFNHMVTEIQDLFVSLKTETELRRSAELQQLQAQINPHFLYNSLFFIMSVAQFSPDSVMRMSKHLAEYYRYLTKLDRHEVTLESELQFAEHFLIIMALSKKMEYSINLPPELASLSLMPLIIQPVVENAIQHGIEAQQGAHRVKIAVKQTEAAITIKVSDDGKGLSLDDLRSLEARLESDTPPEGIKGVGLWNVNRRLKNTYGELSGLHFTTNDWGGLSVLLLISIPEVKGDN